In Primulina eburnea isolate SZY01 chromosome 5, ASM2296580v1, whole genome shotgun sequence, a single window of DNA contains:
- the LOC140832250 gene encoding psbP domain-containing protein 6, chloroplastic-like: protein MAAISSLFTPNPTSNFPFSNPISSQSSSRKSHQNLNLHLPNLSRREFLNGSVALLPLAVSPPSPSQAREVEVGSYLPVSPTDSSFVLFKATTKDTPALRAGNVQPYQFMLPPTWKQQRVANILSGNYCQPKCAEPWVEVKFEDEKQGKVQVVASPLIRLTNKPYATIEEIGTPEKLIASLGPFVTGNSYDPDELLETSVEKIGDQTYYKYVLETPFALTGSHNLAKATAKGSTVVLFVASANDKQWPTSEKTLQAILESFVV, encoded by the exons ATGGCAGCTAtttcttcacttttcactcCAAATCCAACATCAAATTTCCCATTTTCCAATCCAATTTCCTCCCAGTCATCCTCTCGCAAGTCCCATCAAAATCTCAATTTGCATCTGCCAAATCTTTCGAGAAGAGAGTTCTTGAACGGATCAGTTGCTTTGCTTCCATTAGCGGTCTCTCCTCCTTCACCTTCACAAGCCAGAGAAGTTGAGGTGGGATCCTACCTCCCCGTATCGCCTACGGATTCCTCCTTCGTTCTTTTCAAAGCCACCACTAAAGACACCCCTGCTCTACGTGCAG GAAATGTACAGCCTTACCAGTTTATGCTTCCACCGACTTGGAAACAGCAGCGAGTGGCTAATATATTATCGGGCAATTACTGCCAACCTAAGTGTGCAGAGCCGTGGGTGGAGGTaaagtttgaggatgaaaaacAAGGAAAAGTTCAGGTGGTGGCTTCACCTTTGATACGCCTTACGAATAAACCCTATGCAACAATCGAAGAGATAGGGACCCCAGAGAAGCTCATCGCGTCTCTTGGCCCTTTTGTCACCGGAAATTCATATGATCCTGATGAACTACTCGAAACTTCTGTAGAGAAAATTGGTGATCAAACG TACTATAAATACGTTCTGGAGACTCCGTTTGCTCTCACGGGATCACACAACCTTGCGAAGGCGACAGCTAAAGGAAGCACGGTCGTCTTGTTTGTGGCCAGTGCCAACGATAAACAATGGCCGACGTCAGAGAAAACATTACAAGCTATTCTGGAATCCTTCGTGGTGTGA